A region of Neovison vison isolate M4711 chromosome 7, ASM_NN_V1, whole genome shotgun sequence DNA encodes the following proteins:
- the IFITM5 gene encoding interferon-induced transmembrane protein 5, with protein sequence MDTSYPREDPRAPTAHKADGAAHTALTLGAPRPPPRDHLIWSVFSTLYLNLCCLGFLALAYSIKARDQKVAGDLEAARRLGSKAKCYNILAVMWALVPPLLLLALVVTGALHLSRLAKDSAAFFSAKFDDSDYD encoded by the exons ATGGACACGTCGTACCCCCGCGAGGACCCCCGGGCCCCGACGGCCCATAAGGCAGACGGCGCCGCCCACACGGCCCTCACTCTGGGGGCGCCCAGACCCCCACCTCGAGACCACTTGATCTGGTCGGTGTTCAGCACGCTCTACCTGAACCTGTGCTGCCTCGGCTTCCTGGCGCTGGCCTACTCCATCAAG GCCCGGGACCAGAAGGTGGCTGGAGACCTGGAGGCAGCCCGCCGTCTGGGGTCCAAAGCCAAGTGCTACAACATCCTGGCCGTGATGTGGGCGCTGGTaccgccgctgctgctgctggcacTGGTGGTGACGGGCGCCCTACACCTGTCGCGGCTGGCCAAGGACTCCGCTGCCTTCTTTAGCGCCAAGTTCGATGACTCGGACTATGACTGA
- the LOC122913208 gene encoding interferon-induced transmembrane protein 3-like: MSHNAQPFFPGSHADVPPTYEMLKEEHEVAVLGPPQSSAPVTTTVINIRGEIAVPDHIVWSLFNTIFLNWCCLGFVAFAYSVKSRDRKMVGDVIGAQTYASTAKCLNICALVLGLLLTIVFITLFVTGALMIPQMVRQHGGY; this comes from the exons ATGAGCCACAACGCCCAGCCCTTCTTCCCTGGCTCCCACGCCGACGTCCCCCCGACCTACGAGATGCTCAAGGAGGAGCACGAGGTGGCTGTGCTCGGGCCCCCCCAGAGCTCGGCTCCCGTGACCACCACCGTGATCAACATCCGTGGTGAGATAGCCGTGCCCGACCACATCGTCTGGTCCCTGTTCAACACCATCTTCTTGAACTGGTGCTGCCTGGGCTTCGTGGCCTTTGCCTACTCTGTGAAG TCCAGGGACCGGAAGATGGTGGGTGATGTGATTGGGGCCCAGACTTATGCCTCCACCGCCAAGTGCCTGAACATCTGTGCCCTGGTCCTAGGCCTCCTGCTGACCATCGTGTTCATCACCCTTTTTGTCACTGGAGCGCTGATGATTCCGCAGATGGTCAGACAGCATGGAGGCTACTAG
- the LOC122913209 gene encoding interferon-induced transmembrane protein 1-like — MVKENTVENTVDILGPPQSSAPVTTTVIDIRGETAVPDHIVWSLFNTIFLNWCCLGFMAFAYSVKSRDRKMVGDVIGAQTYASTAKCLNICALVLGLLLTTVCVVLLVIAYTTAYSMILKVMKESGGYH, encoded by the exons ATGGTCAAGGAGAACACGGTGGAGAACACGGTGGACATCCTGGGGCCCCCCCAGAGCTCGGCTCCCGTGACCACCACCGTGATCGACATCCGTGGTGAGACAGCCGTGCCCGACCACATCGTCTGGTCCCTGTTCAACACCATCTTCTTGAACTGGTGCTGCCTGGGCTTCATGGCCTTTGCCTACTCTGTGAAG TCCAGGGACCGGAAGATGGTGGGTGATGTGATTGGGGCCCAGACTTATGCCTCCACCGCCAAGTGCCTGAACATCTGTGCCCTGGTCCTGGGCCTCCTGCTGACCACTGTGTGTGTTGTTCTTCTGGTGATCGCCTATACTACAGCCTACAGCATGATTTTAAAGGTTATGAAGGAGAGTGGGGGCTACCATTAG